ATCGAGGCGTTGTATGGCCACCATTTCCACTGATGTTTTGACTCCGTCCTCACTGTTGCCGGTGTCGCGCCTCTTTACCGCTGCCGATCTGGCGGCAATGCCGGAAGAACTTCCCTCCGGCCCAGTCGATTTTGAGCTTTATCAAGGGAGATTGATCCCCATGTCTCCACCGGGCAGGCGTCACAGTAATTTACAAGCGCGAATTTCTAAAGCTCTTATTTCACAAGGCGAAGAGCAAGGACACGGCGAAGCGTACACCGAAGTTGGCGTCTTGCTTTCACGCCGGCCAGATAGTGTTGTGGGTCCGGATGCTGCCTTCGTTTGCAAACGGTCCCTGCCCGCGCGCGAATCACCGGAAGGTTATTTGGAAACCATTCCCGAGTTGGTCGTGGAAATTCGCAGCAAGAACGACACCAAGGCGTATCTCGATCGCAAAGCGGCCGATTTTCTCCAAGCCGGCGCCCAATTGGTGTGGATTGTCGATCCCGACACCAACACCGTCGTCGAGCATCGCCCAAACGCCGCGCCAAAAAATCTCACCACCGCCGACACACTCACCTGCGACGCCATCATCCCCGACTTCCGCCTCCCGCTAGCGGAATTGTTTAAGGAATGAGCATATGCTCGCGCGAATGAAGCTGTTTTTCATTGGCGTTTTAATTGCCTCAGCCTGCGTGGCTCATGCCGACGACGACCGAGATATTACCGGC
This Pirellulales bacterium DNA region includes the following protein-coding sequences:
- a CDS encoding Uma2 family endonuclease; translation: MATISTDVLTPSSLLPVSRLFTAADLAAMPEELPSGPVDFELYQGRLIPMSPPGRRHSNLQARISKALISQGEEQGHGEAYTEVGVLLSRRPDSVVGPDAAFVCKRSLPARESPEGYLETIPELVVEIRSKNDTKAYLDRKAADFLQAGAQLVWIVDPDTNTVVEHRPNAAPKNLTTADTLTCDAIIPDFRLPLAELFKE